In the genome of Kluyveromyces marxianus DMKU3-1042 DNA, complete genome, chromosome 1, one region contains:
- the HAS1 gene encoding ATP-dependent RNA helicase HAS1 produces the protein MAKDSVKKESRKRAREENNEEVSVVETETETKPTSNSNSSSDGNAVGEDFADLKLSDGTMKAIAKMGFTKMTAVQARTIPPLLAGKDVLGAAKTGSGKTLAFLIPAIEMLHSLKFKPRNGTGVIVITPTRELALQIFGVARELMEFHSQTFGIVIGGANRRQEAEKLMKGVNILIATPGRLLDHLQNTKGFVFKNLKALVIDEADRILEIGFEDEMKQIIKILPNEDRQSMLFSATQTTKVEDLARISLRPGPLFINVDSEKDTSTADGLEQGYVVCDSDKRFLLLFSFLKRNQKKKVIVFLSSCNSVKYYAELLNYIDLPVLELHGKQKQQKRTNTFFEFCNAERGILVCTDVAARGLDIPAVDWIIQFDPPDDPRDYIHRVGRTARGTKGKGKSLMFLTPNELGFLRYLKAAKVPLNEYEFPSNKIANVQAQLEKLIKSNYYLHQIAKDGYRSYLQAYASHSLKTVYQIDKLDLAKVAKSYGFPVPPKVNITIGASGKTPSSNKRRKKD, from the coding sequence ATGGCAAAGGACAGTGTGAAGAAAGAGTCTCGCAAGCGTGCGAGAGAGGAGAATAATGAGGAAGTTTCCGTAGTGGAAACCGAAACTGAAACTAAGCCAAcaagcaacagcaacagcagtaGCGATGGTAATGCTGTTGGTGAAGATTTTGCCGACTTGAAGCTTAGCGATGGGACTATGAAGGCTATCGCTAAGATGGGATTCACGAAGATGACTGCGGTTCAGGCACGTACGATTCCACCATTGTTGGCTGGTAAGGATGTGCTTGGAGCAGCCAAGACTGGTTCTGGTAAGACATTGGCATTTTTGATTCCAGCGATCGAGATGCTTCACTCTTTGAAGTTCAAGCCTAGAAACGGGACTGGTGTGATTGTTATCACTCCAACCAGAGAGTTGGCTCTTCAGATTTTCGGTGTTGCGCGTGAGTTGATGGAGTTCCACAGTCAGACGTTTGGTATTGTGATTGGAGGGGCCAACCGTAGACAGGAGGCTGAGAAGTTGATGAAGGGTGTGAATATCTTGATTGCGACTCCAGGTCGTTTGTTGGATCATTTGCAGAACACTAAGGGTTTCGttttcaagaacttgaaggCTCTTGTGATTGACGAAGCCGATCGTATCTTGGAAATTGGTTTCGAAGACGAAATGAAGCAGATTATCAAGATTTTGCCTAACGAGGATAGACAGTCGATGCTTTTCTCTGCTACACAGACCACCAAGGTGGAAGATTTGGCCCGTATCTCGTTGAGACCCGGTCCATTGTTCATCAATGTGGATTCTGAGAAGGACACGTCGACTGCCGACGGGTTGGAACAAGGGTACGTTGTGTGCGACAGTGACAAGAGATTcctcttgttgttttcgttcttgaagagaaaccagaagaagaaggtcaTTGTCTTCTTGTCGTCCTGTAACTCAGTGAAGTACTACGCGGAATTGTTGAACTACATTGATTTGCCCGTGTTGGAGCTACACGGTAAGCAAAAGCAGCAAAAGAGAACCAACACTTTCTTCGAGTTCTGTAACGCGGAACGTGGTATTCTAGTCTGTACCGACGTTGCAGCAAGAGGTTTGGATATCCCTGCAGTAGATTGGATCATCCAATTCGATCCTCCAGATGATCCAAGAGACTACATCCACAGAGTCGGAAGAACCGCAAGAGGTACCAAGGGTAAGGGTAAATCTTTGATGTTCTTGACTCCAAACGAACTGGGCTTCCTAAGGTATCTAAAGGCTGCCAAGGTGCCTCTAAACGAATACGAATTCCCTTCCAATAAGATCGCAAACGTCCAAGCCCAATTGGAGAAATTGATCAAGTCCAACTACTACCTACACCAAATCGCCAAGGATGGTTACAGATCGTACCTACAAGCATATGCATCTCATTCTCTAAAAACTGTCTACCAAATTGACAAGCTAGATTTGGCAAAGGTCGCCAAGTCCTACGGTTTCCCAGTGCCACCAAAGGTCAACATAACCATCGGTGCCAGTGGAAAAACCCCATCTTccaacaagagaagaaagaaggattAA